A window of Solanum stenotomum isolate F172 chromosome 3, ASM1918654v1, whole genome shotgun sequence contains these coding sequences:
- the LOC125860868 gene encoding nudix hydrolase 16, mitochondrial-like, whose amino-acid sequence MSELVARTGRHQQRYEDGYRLIAGCIPFRFRNMEENSGETSEKIVEVLMINSTSGPGLLFPKGGWENDETVKEAAIREAIEEAGVRGDIVHFLGHYLFKSKTLRDEFSPEGLCRAAMFALLVKEELECWPEQSLRRRSWLTVPEAIQCCRHPWMRQALEDGFLKWHDSGMTSTMNCED is encoded by the exons ATGTCTGAATTGGTGGCTCGGACTGGTCGGCATCAGCAGCGATATGAAGATGGTTATCGCCTTATTGCCGG gTGTATTCCATTTAGGTTCagaaatatggaagaaaatagTGGTGAGACATCTGAGAAGATAGTTGAAGTATTGATGATAAACTCGACAAGTGGGCCTGGTCTTCTATTCCCAAAG GGTGGTTGGGAAAATGATGAAACAGTCAAGGAGGCAGCTATCCGTGAAGCCATAGAGGAAGCTGGAGTTCGAGGGGATATAGTG CACTTTCTGGGACACTACCTCTTTAAAAGCAAGACACTCCGGGACGAGTTCAGTCCAGAAGGTTTGTGTAGAGCTGCCATGTTTGCTTTGTTGGTGAAAGAAGAGCTTGAGTGCTGGCCTGAACAGAGCCTTAGGAGAAGAAGTTGGTTGACAGTTCCAGAAGCAATTCAATGTTGCCGGCACCCATGGATGCGACAAGCTCTGGAGGACGGATTTTTGAAGTGGCATGACAGTGGTATGACAAGCACAATGAATTGCGAGGActag